In Turicibacter sanguinis, a genomic segment contains:
- a CDS encoding efflux RND transporter permease subunit translates to MNVIADKVLKHKKAVLLCFIISAIVCLFLKQQVVVNYNLADYLPDNAPSTLALEVMDDAYTTKTPNVRVYIPHVSVVEALAYKETLANVEGVESIEWLDDSEDVTKPLETLEPETVAKWYVDNGALYSLTISEEEPVKVLDDIRAIIGDEGAMTGEAVTTAAAQVSTGTEIPMIMGFVIPMIFVVLLVTTSSWFEPVLFLVTIGISIALNAGTNIIFGEISFITNATSNILQLAVSMDYAIFLLHRFAEFRDEGMSVQDAMHQAMIKAASSIFSSGLTTFFGFIALTLMSFKVGPDMGIVLAKGIIFSLLSVLFFLPVLAMYTYKWIDKTHHRSFMPSFNKIAKLATRVRTGILVLVLVLVVPCFLAQQKTDFMYGSSGMNTPESQVGQEKALINETFGEANTFALMVPKGQWGLEKELSANLSTLPEVTSVLSIVDVVGSEIPLDYLPEDEASKLISEDYSRFIITAAVDEESEQTFEFVAKLREIAHEYYDDDYYLAGGSVSTYDIKETVTNDNLWVNLLAIGAIGVVLLVTFKSLSLPVLLLLTIEASIWINLSVPYYSGTSLNYIGYLVINSVQLGATVDYAILFAESYLHHRQSVSKYEAATRAITETAPSILTSGGILCIAGANIGIISTNVVISQLGVLIGRGGFISVILVLLFLPALLVLCDPIIEKTTLKTKFYREQKSGGVKHEIINA, encoded by the coding sequence ATGAATGTGATAGCAGATAAAGTCTTGAAACATAAAAAGGCTGTATTATTATGCTTTATTATCTCGGCCATTGTGTGTTTGTTTTTAAAACAACAGGTTGTAGTGAATTATAATTTAGCTGATTATTTGCCTGATAATGCCCCTTCAACGCTTGCGCTTGAAGTGATGGATGATGCTTATACGACAAAAACCCCCAATGTACGTGTTTATATTCCACATGTGAGTGTGGTCGAGGCATTAGCTTATAAAGAAACGTTAGCAAACGTTGAAGGCGTTGAGTCAATTGAATGGTTAGATGATTCTGAAGATGTGACAAAACCTCTAGAAACCCTAGAACCAGAGACGGTAGCTAAGTGGTATGTAGATAACGGGGCTCTTTATTCGTTAACAATTTCTGAAGAAGAGCCGGTGAAAGTGTTAGATGATATTCGTGCCATTATTGGAGATGAAGGAGCAATGACAGGAGAAGCGGTTACAACGGCTGCAGCTCAAGTTTCAACGGGAACTGAAATTCCGATGATTATGGGGTTTGTAATTCCGATGATCTTTGTCGTATTACTCGTGACGACAAGTTCATGGTTTGAGCCCGTTCTCTTTTTAGTGACAATTGGGATTTCGATTGCGTTAAATGCGGGAACCAATATCATCTTTGGGGAAATTTCATTCATTACGAATGCAACAAGTAATATTTTACAATTAGCAGTCTCGATGGATTACGCCATCTTTTTATTGCATCGATTTGCAGAGTTTAGGGATGAGGGAATGTCTGTCCAAGATGCGATGCATCAAGCAATGATTAAAGCGGCATCTTCTATCTTTTCAAGTGGATTGACGACCTTCTTTGGATTTATTGCCTTGACACTTATGAGTTTTAAAGTTGGCCCAGATATGGGAATCGTTTTAGCAAAAGGAATTATTTTCAGTTTATTATCCGTGTTATTTTTCTTACCTGTTCTGGCGATGTATACGTATAAATGGATTGATAAAACACATCACCGTTCCTTTATGCCATCATTTAATAAAATTGCAAAATTGGCAACTCGTGTTCGAACAGGAATCTTAGTGTTAGTTCTTGTATTAGTTGTTCCTTGTTTTTTAGCTCAGCAAAAAACAGACTTTATGTATGGATCTTCAGGTATGAATACACCCGAGTCACAAGTGGGACAGGAAAAGGCTCTGATTAATGAAACATTTGGAGAAGCAAATACCTTTGCATTAATGGTACCAAAAGGGCAATGGGGATTAGAAAAAGAACTGTCAGCTAACCTATCAACCCTTCCTGAAGTAACCTCTGTCTTATCCATCGTTGATGTCGTAGGATCAGAGATTCCTTTAGACTATTTACCAGAAGATGAGGCATCTAAATTAATTTCAGAAGATTATAGTCGCTTTATCATTACAGCAGCGGTAGATGAAGAATCGGAACAAACCTTTGAATTTGTGGCGAAGCTACGCGAGATTGCACATGAGTATTATGACGATGATTATTACCTAGCAGGTGGATCTGTTAGTACATACGATATCAAAGAGACGGTAACTAATGATAACTTATGGGTCAATCTGTTAGCGATTGGTGCCATTGGGGTTGTGTTACTCGTGACATTTAAATCACTATCTTTACCTGTCTTGTTATTATTGACAATCGAAGCGTCGATTTGGATTAATTTATCGGTTCCTTATTATAGTGGAACAAGTTTAAATTACATTGGCTATTTGGTCATTAATTCGGTTCAACTAGGGGCTACAGTGGACTATGCCATTTTATTTGCTGAAAGTTACCTACATCATCGACAATCTGTTTCTAAATATGAAGCGGCAACGCGTGCCATTACGGAAACAGCACCATCAATTTTAACATCAGGTGGAATTTTATGTATTGCAGGAGCAAATATTGGAATTATTTCAACAAATGTTGTGATTAGTCAATTAGGGGTGTTAATTGGACGTGGAGGATTTATTTCAGTTATTTTAGTGTTATTATTCTTACCAGCTTTACTGGTCTTATGCGATCCAATCATTGAAAAAACAACCTTAAAGACAAAGTTTTATCGTGAACAAAAGAGTGGAGGAGTTAAACATGAAATCATCAATGCCTAA
- a CDS encoding response regulator transcription factor, with protein MDRILIVDDDQAIAYLIADALEDEGFEIIICHDGNEALEKIEESCEISLMILDIMMPKMDGLELCRRVRDQLKAPIIFVSAKSRTLDTLLGLEMGADDYICKPFVVEELVARVKAHLRREKRHQMNAIESLQDVLQFDRFKLYLNRYEVFKDEVNIDLSPREFQLFQYFVENSGRVLSREQIFDAIWGENYGDIGTVAVNIKNLRQKLDPDNQYIKTIWGVGYKLVKPEGEGR; from the coding sequence ATGGATCGTATTTTAATTGTGGATGATGATCAAGCCATTGCATATTTAATTGCGGATGCTCTTGAAGATGAAGGATTTGAAATAATCATTTGTCATGATGGGAACGAAGCGTTAGAAAAGATAGAAGAATCATGTGAGATTTCACTCATGATTTTAGATATTATGATGCCAAAGATGGATGGGCTTGAATTATGTCGCCGGGTACGTGATCAATTGAAAGCGCCTATTATCTTTGTCAGTGCAAAAAGCAGAACGCTTGATACCTTACTGGGGCTTGAAATGGGAGCAGACGATTATATCTGCAAACCTTTTGTTGTAGAGGAATTAGTTGCACGAGTCAAAGCACATTTAAGAAGAGAAAAACGACATCAAATGAATGCCATTGAATCCTTACAAGATGTTTTGCAGTTTGATCGTTTCAAATTATATCTAAATCGATATGAAGTCTTTAAAGACGAGGTTAATATTGATTTATCTCCTCGTGAGTTTCAATTATTTCAGTACTTCGTTGAAAATAGTGGCCGTGTGTTAAGTCGTGAACAAATTTTTGATGCGATATGGGGCGAAAATTATGGTGATATTGGAACAGTAGCGGTTAATATCAAAAATCTACGTCAAAAGTTAGACCCAGATAATCAGTATATTAAAACCATTTGGGGAGTCGGGTATAAACTAGTTAAACCTGAAGGAGAAGGACGATGA
- a CDS encoding sensor histidine kinase, which yields MSLRQKGAIVIFLIFILNFGTLVWYYNFYLSDQVLVEIEEAQQSVNATTFEILSKIQSNQSIDEYGSKSFHNGDCYQIVIENLEGETLYENKPTIKGSLGVHESSIFEYEGSYYLLKVTGILSVEDPFAISPVMTLLDFEQFNIVISIIILTTLLYLFIIKPIEGLKLDMDQYQKGIKPRKTNRCDEVGKLKNRFVHLANELEDQKLQQSRIIASISHDIKTPLTSIMGYAERLNKGNLSAERMKRYTETIYDKSMVIKELIDEFDHYLNYNLGSSLHKKKMSVKQLEEHLRQDYELELSEIGVEFKVENMCQDEVLEIDYGKIRRVFGNIIDNSIKHMKESTIKRIQIKIQSQAKGVLISIADTGCGVKETELEQIFKPLYTSDQSRKVAGLGLSICQSIIGAHGGRIWATNGRESGLVIHFTLNKS from the coding sequence ATGAGTTTACGACAAAAAGGAGCCATCGTCATTTTTTTAATCTTTATTTTAAACTTTGGGACCCTTGTTTGGTATTATAATTTTTATTTATCCGATCAAGTATTAGTAGAAATTGAGGAAGCTCAACAAAGTGTGAATGCGACAACTTTTGAAATTTTATCTAAAATCCAAAGCAATCAGTCGATTGACGAGTATGGTTCTAAGTCCTTTCATAACGGTGATTGTTATCAAATTGTGATTGAAAACTTAGAAGGGGAAACGCTATATGAAAATAAACCAACTATCAAGGGGAGTCTGGGTGTCCATGAATCTTCTATTTTTGAATATGAGGGCAGCTATTATTTACTAAAGGTAACAGGAATATTGTCTGTAGAAGATCCATTTGCAATTTCACCAGTTATGACCTTGCTTGATTTTGAACAATTTAATATTGTGATCAGTATTATCATTTTAACTACTTTACTATACTTATTTATTATCAAGCCAATTGAAGGTTTAAAACTAGATATGGATCAATATCAAAAGGGGATAAAGCCACGAAAAACAAATCGATGTGACGAAGTTGGAAAGCTTAAAAACCGATTTGTACATCTGGCAAATGAACTTGAAGATCAAAAGCTCCAACAAAGCCGTATTATAGCCTCAATTTCACACGATATTAAAACACCGCTTACTTCAATCATGGGGTATGCAGAACGATTGAACAAAGGAAATTTAAGTGCAGAACGAATGAAACGATATACGGAGACCATCTATGACAAGTCAATGGTGATTAAGGAGCTTATTGATGAGTTTGATCATTACTTAAATTATAATTTGGGAAGTTCACTCCATAAAAAGAAGATGAGTGTAAAGCAATTAGAGGAACATTTACGTCAAGATTATGAGTTAGAACTAAGTGAAATTGGCGTTGAGTTTAAGGTTGAAAATATGTGTCAGGATGAGGTTCTTGAGATTGATTATGGAAAAATCCGACGTGTATTTGGAAATATTATCGACAATAGCATCAAGCATATGAAGGAATCAACCATCAAGCGGATACAGATTAAGATTCAATCACAGGCAAAGGGGGTTTTGATTTCGATTGCTGATACAGGATGTGGGGTAAAAGAGACAGAATTGGAGCAGATTTTCAAGCCACTTTATACGTCAGATCAAAGTCGGAAGGTAGCAGGGCTTGGTTTATCTATTTGTCAAAGCATTATCGGTGCTCATGGAGGACGAATTTGGGCCACAAATGGAAGGGAAAGTGGACTGGTGATTCATTTTACGCTAAATAAGTCCTAA
- a CDS encoding EamA family transporter, whose protein sequence is MWILYAIGSAFFAGVTSILAKIGIQQTDSNVATAIRTVIVLVFSWFMVFIVGSFQTISEISLKTLLFLILSGLATGGSWLCYFKALQLGDVNKVTPIDKSSTVLTMILAFIFLGERLSITKLLGMIGIGVGTYLMIMKKEDIQKEVSNRRWMFYAILSAILASLTAILGKVGIIGVESNLGTAIRTIVVLIMAWIIVFVTHKQHEVKHIDSKSWFFIVLSGITTGLSWLCYYKALQEGDASLVVPIDKLSILVTIGFSYMFLKEKLTKKSASGLVIMVGGTFILLI, encoded by the coding sequence ATGTGGATATTATATGCGATAGGATCAGCCTTTTTTGCCGGTGTAACGTCCATTTTAGCTAAAATTGGAATACAACAAACAGATTCTAATGTGGCGACAGCTATAAGGACTGTGATTGTTCTAGTGTTTTCTTGGTTTATGGTCTTTATCGTGGGCTCTTTTCAAACGATATCAGAGATTAGTCTAAAAACGTTACTATTTTTAATTTTATCGGGATTAGCAACTGGTGGATCATGGCTTTGTTATTTTAAAGCATTGCAACTGGGGGATGTCAATAAAGTGACGCCAATTGATAAATCAAGTACAGTTTTAACGATGATTTTAGCATTCATTTTCTTAGGAGAAAGGTTAAGTATAACGAAGCTTCTAGGAATGATTGGAATCGGTGTTGGAACCTATTTAATGATTATGAAAAAGGAAGATATCCAAAAAGAGGTTAGTAATCGTCGTTGGATGTTTTATGCCATTTTATCGGCTATTTTGGCTAGTTTAACTGCAATCTTAGGAAAGGTTGGAATTATCGGTGTTGAATCAAATTTAGGAACCGCAATTCGAACCATTGTCGTGCTAATCATGGCATGGATTATCGTCTTCGTAACCCATAAACAACATGAGGTGAAGCATATTGATTCAAAAAGTTGGTTCTTTATTGTACTGTCTGGGATAACAACTGGCTTATCGTGGCTTTGTTATTACAAAGCACTGCAAGAAGGAGACGCAAGTCTCGTCGTTCCAATCGATAAATTAAGTATTCTGGTAACCATCGGATTTTCTTATATGTTTTTAAAGGAAAAGTTAACGAAAAAATCTGCAAGTGGGTTAGTCATCATGGTGGGTGGCACCTTCATTTTACTCATATAA
- a CDS encoding N(4)-(beta-N-acetylglucosaminyl)-L-asparaginase, with protein MMRWGIIATWYFSKEGVRLAANLLSEGKTADEAVKVAINDVENNPRYKSVGYGGLPNEEGVCEFDAGWMNGNTLSFGAVGAARDIKNVIDVVKKLSDEEVNVFLVANGAEKYAHVEGFEKRNMLTKKAKDEFLARQLLMKNVDLTPYDGHDTVSMVGVDSNQTVISATSTSGLFMKKTGRVGDSPIIGSGYYADSEVGGAAATGLGEEIMKGCLSYEVVRLMEEGCSPMEACAQALKRFENKLMRKRGTVSSMSLMAMNREGQWGVATNVEFTFVVATQQHPLKTYVDQVLNQNLVIEEVEDVSKWMMQEEHQLEGE; from the coding sequence ATGATGAGATGGGGAATCATTGCAACGTGGTATTTTTCAAAAGAGGGAGTTCGGTTGGCGGCGAATCTTTTAAGTGAGGGAAAAACAGCAGATGAAGCGGTTAAAGTAGCGATTAATGATGTAGAGAATAATCCACGTTATAAATCGGTTGGATATGGGGGATTGCCAAACGAAGAAGGTGTTTGTGAGTTTGACGCAGGGTGGATGAATGGAAATACGTTGAGTTTTGGAGCTGTGGGAGCAGCTCGAGATATAAAAAATGTAATTGATGTAGTGAAGAAGTTATCGGATGAAGAGGTAAATGTTTTTTTAGTTGCAAATGGAGCAGAAAAATATGCGCATGTTGAAGGCTTTGAAAAGCGAAATATGTTAACGAAAAAAGCTAAAGATGAATTTTTAGCTCGTCAGTTGTTAATGAAAAATGTTGACTTAACACCGTATGATGGACATGACACAGTGAGTATGGTTGGCGTTGATTCTAATCAGACAGTTATTTCAGCAACGTCAACAAGTGGTTTGTTTATGAAAAAAACAGGCCGAGTGGGGGATTCTCCAATTATTGGATCGGGGTATTATGCAGATAGTGAAGTAGGGGGAGCGGCAGCAACAGGACTTGGCGAAGAGATTATGAAAGGATGCTTATCATATGAGGTGGTGAGGTTAATGGAAGAAGGTTGTAGTCCAATGGAAGCATGTGCCCAGGCACTGAAACGCTTTGAAAATAAACTGATGAGAAAGCGTGGGACAGTTAGTTCTATGAGTCTTATGGCAATGAATAGGGAAGGTCAGTGGGGAGTTGCAACAAATGTAGAGTTTACGTTTGTCGTGGCTACCCAGCAACACCCTTTAAAAACATATGTTGATCAAGTTCTAAATCAAAATTTAGTCATTGAAGAAGTAGAAGATGTGTCTAAATGGATGATGCAAGAGGAACATCAATTAGAGGGTGAATGA